The Triticum aestivum cultivar Chinese Spring chromosome 5A, IWGSC CS RefSeq v2.1, whole genome shotgun sequence genomic sequence AGATGAATTTGCCAAGTGAGAAATGGAGCAATGTTGATGCTGCTATCAGGCTTCTGCATAAGTAATTCTTCAGGATTAACGAGTGTTGCTTGGCAAGGCAACTGCCTCTTATTGCCCTTGCGAGTCTGATCACGTAGCGCATGACTGAATTTACCTAAATTCTGCAGACTCCAGGGATTGGGAAACCAACGGTTTTGATCACTCAACCAACCCTTGAGTTCTCCATGTGATCTAGTACTGGTTAAACCATCTTGTGGTCATCTAATAAAGGATGTGTTAGTTCAAAAAGACAAAACAGATTGATCCATCCAATTTGCATCATGCATCAATATCAAACTTTGTGAGCCAGGCCTCTGAACAAGCTCAGTACAAGCGTAGCAAGGCTAGCAGAATCAGGACTCGGTTTTCTGGACGATACATACTCTGGTTCAGATTACCGCTTACTGTCGGAAGATGATGGTTAAGACTAAAATCTATGACATGGCAAATCCCTGGCGACTACCAAAAAATCACTGACCAAGGCTGGCCCAAGATTGCAGGCCTAGCAGCTCCCTCTCAGTATGTCATGGCAGCAAGCCTGCGAGGCGGAGTCCTAGACCGTCGCTGTGCTGGCCTGTGAGCAAGGAAAATCAGTTGTCAGTAGATTACATAGACAAATAGAGGAGACCATCAACATCAACAGTATAACCACAACTGTGAATTCCAATTGCACAATACAGATCTCTACTCAATAAATATAGAGGCCGATGACAAAAGTTGCACATCTACAGCACAGACAGACATGGCATCTAGGGGAGGTAAAAGCATCGTCTTCTCTACAGTTTAGATCAGGCAATAACGTAGCTTAAATAGGTGATCACACTGTCCTCTACAACATACATTCAGTCTAGGATGGTTACTGAAACACGTGTTATCATTTGCAATCTACACATAATCATGAAACCAAGGGAAGATAGACGTATCTAATCCCAACAATATGAACTGAGAAAACTACTTATACTGCATTACTAAGCATTTCATTTCACGAAACCAAATGAGATACGGGTTCACCAATGCTGAACCTTCTCCAGCAAAGACTATTTAATCATGTTATATAATCTTTGAGGTTATTAGGTTTACAGAAGAAAGTAGCGAGCAGATGAAAAACAATAGATATAGCTTGCAAGAATTTCAGGACAGGGCAATGGCAAGGACAAATATACAATTATAGAATGTAAATACAGATTACACAAAGAAGACACTGTCAGTAACAAGCGTGTGGTCCAAATTAAGTATCATATCAAATTGGCATAAAGATTTATCAACCAGAGGAAATGCAGGACAAAACACGTTTTGTTCGCACCGTGCACTTGTGACGTTCTGTATAGGACCTCTGTTGAATGCCCAATCAACATGGATGGTCTTTGTTAACAGCTGTGTCCCATTCATACTTCTGATTGCAGTTTGTGCTTCCTCAAAACATCCATATTCAACCAATGCATATCCCTGTGTTGAGCAGATAAACAGAGGTGTGATAAATTAGAGAGCTTCTTCACAAACAAAAAGACATTTGGCATAATTGCCAGTTGTATATGTAGGCAATAAACTTTCTTCGCAAGTGTAAACAATAATCTCGACCAATTGTGCCACTACAGTAAGATTAATGCAATTCTGGGCAAACTCTCGGTGCTTATTTCGACAGAACTGCCTGTCACACCCCATGATACTTGCACAAATTGGTGAGAAGAAAAAGGCATGGCTAAAAATGAAAGTAAATATAGTAAAGCTTAGAAGCTGACTTTGTATTCAAGAACTTGCAACATTGCACACAGCATATATATCAAGCAATTTCGTGTCCTTCAGAGTTTTCTGATCATGGTTTTGCAGGAGTCCAACCACTACCATTGATCCAAATTCCAAAACAGGACTACTTCAAGACATAATTCAGTATAGACCGGTAAGCGGTAAGCATAGCTTCAAGTACCAAATTATCAGTACATTTGCTTTCGTGTGGCTCATCCGGAATTGCACCACCAGCAAAGAAGGGGCCTCCTTTATTTTAGTAAGACTATGAAATTTACCTTGCCATATCCAGTGCGGCGTTCCAGGTTGAGATGCAAGTCCTTGACCTCACCAAACTCAGCAAAAGCATCAT encodes the following:
- the LOC123105556 gene encoding RNA-binding protein Y14B isoform X1 — protein: MAAEDVEFVDYERDDGDEEDGGMEDGEVSARALPVPHIAAPAVPRTSRGRFVGRSRSVIASTRDRFDSLPFAGTSAHGGPQRSIEGWIIIVSGVKEDAEESDLYDAFAEFGEVKDLHLNLERRTGYGKGYALVEYGCFEEAQTAIRSMNGTQLLTKTIHVDWAFNRGPIQNVTSARCEQNVFCPAFPLVDKSLCQFDMILNLDHTLVTDSVFFV